A section of the Argopecten irradians isolate NY unplaced genomic scaffold, Ai_NY scaffold_0154, whole genome shotgun sequence genome encodes:
- the LOC138311907 gene encoding histone H2B yields MAPKASGSKGAKKAATKAKANRGTDKKRRRKRRESYSIYIYKVLKQVHPDTGVSSKAMSIMNSFVNDIFERIAAEASRLAHYNKRSTITSREIQTAVRLLLPGELAKHAVSEGTKAVTKYTSSK; encoded by the coding sequence ATGGCACCCAAAGCAAGCGGATCTAAAGGAGCTAAGAAGGCGGCCACCAAGGCTAAGGCCAACCGTGGAACTGACAAGAAaaggaggaggaagaggagggaATCCTACAGCATCTACATCTACAAGGTGTTGAAACAGGTGCACCCCGACACCGGTGTGTCCAGCAAGGCTATGTCCATCATGAACAGCTTTGTCAACGACATCTTTGAGAGAATCGCCGCTGAGGCTTCCCGTCTCGCTCACTACAACAAGAGGTCCACCATCACCAGTCGGGAGATCCAGACAGCTGTCCGTCTCCTTTTGCCCGGTGAATTGGCCAAGCACGCCGTCAGTGAGGGAACCAAGGCTGTCACCAAGTACACCAGCTCCAAGTAA